CTAGTTCAGCCATCATACTGAAAACCAAAAGAGAATAATCCTTATAGAGTTTTACCTGCAGTTTTCATGAATTGAGAGACAAGCTTCATGAGTATTGGTTGTGAGACGGTCCATTAGACTCTCTTCTGTTACTCTATATTCAAACTTTCCTGCAACGAAAAACGGCAAGGAGTTTAAACTCCATGTGTCTTTGGCTCTAACAATCACAAAAAACTAAAAAAAAACTGAAAAAGATTATACCCTTTCTGTTCCTAACATCGATGAACCCATCCTCTTTGATTCTCTTCATGTAGTCCTTTCCAAGCCGCCCTTCTATCCCTCTCTCTAGAAAAAAACGTCCTGAGATGTTCACAACAGTCTCCACATCCTTGTACTTTGCTGCATACAAAAGCACCACATTCCCACCTGACAACAACAACAACAACAATGATTATTACCCTTCTCTCGAAATCTACAAACGAGAAATCCACCTTCCTTACCTTTACTATGTCCAATTATTGCAGAGATTACACGGTTCTCCCCACGCAAGTGTTGGAGAACAGAGCGGAGATCTTCAGCTTCGCGCCGATAGTTACCATACTGAAACGATCCTTGGCTTTCCCTAAAGAAGCTCATGAACATGAGTAAAGCAAGCAACATACACTTCATAATCAGAAGAAGGTACACTTCATTCACCCACCCGTTGCCAGCGAAATCAAACCGGAAAGTAGTGATCTTTGCGCTTTCAAAGACATTGGCTATTGTCCTCATGGGGATACGATCCTAGAAGATTATTAAACAAACAAATCAAATTACAAATTGATGAAGAACAAGACTGATGAGAATGCTACAAATAAAGAGTAAACCTTTGATGATTGAAAGCCATGGCAGATGACAACAGTCTCGGTTGAGCCTGTACCTTGCAAAACTCCAACGAGTTTCTCACCGTGACTGTTCTCTATCACAACTCTTCGGTGTTGATTCTCTTCAGACAAAACAAAAAGATCACACCCCCATCACCAACAATGTTTCAAGCAGATTTAAACACAATAAAAACATTCGGAGATCTCTATGATCAATACAATCGAATTGCTTGTTCTGTGGTACAACTTAAAAGGGTCATGGATCGAGAAAAGAGAAGCTACCGGAGTTTTCGATTCGTTCGTTGTTAGATTGACTCCGGCGAGTCTCCGACATCGTTCCGCGGAGGAGAAACTTTGAAGCTTATGGCTCTCGTGGTGTGTGTGGCCCGTGTCCGTACAATCAGAATACCTCCGGGCGACTGAAGTTAATTGTTTGCCGATTAGTCTGAAAAATCACGCCGGTGTTTCGGACAAAGATATGTCTTTTTGTATTTACAATAAATAAATAAATTATTTACAAAAAAGTACCAATATTTTGGATTATTTTCATTTATATTTTAAAAGATCATCAATCTGAATTTTCATTTATGTTGTTTGTGAGCTCCCAATATAATAATCATACCCTTGTTTTGTAATTAACCATTAGTTGTTCCATTTATTTGAACTGTAATTAGCAGCAGATAAAACCAGTTTATTTCTCCAAAAAAATATATTACTAAGAAAATGAGTGCATGTATAATGCTGTCTCTTAGTTTTGATTACAGATTTGAAGGCCTTTAACTCTTTAAGTTATTATTGGATACTGAAAGGAGAATTCTTTTAATATGTAAACAATGACCATAGACCAAGTTGATTAACAGTATAATACACTAAGACCACCTCCATTGCAGAAGTTTCCTCGATCATAGAATTAATTAACAATTAATGAATAATCCAAATACTCTTCACTGCAAAGACTTTATTAACAAAAGACCCATAAACCAAATTTATCACAATTAACAACTATATTCAGAGTTTCTTTCCACGATATTTTGTTGTTAATGTCAACGCTAATGGCATTATAATGATTCACATGCAATCTTAGTGTATTATACTGCCAACGCTACTTATATTATATATACAAGCCGCACATACATACATATCACACATCATTTTCGATTCAATTATATTCGTAACGAAGTAAGATCATCAATCAATGGCTGAAGATGGAAACGACGAGAATCTTCCGGTTCAAAACCAAGTGCTTAACCGGACCTCCTTCCATTTCCAACCTCAGAGAAATTGGCTCAACGGTTATGATTAA
The DNA window shown above is from Brassica oleracea var. oleracea cultivar TO1000 chromosome C3, BOL, whole genome shotgun sequence and carries:
- the LOC106329098 gene encoding uncharacterized protein LOC106329098; protein product: MSETRRSQSNNERIENSENQHRRVVIENSHGEKLVGVLQGTGSTETVVICHGFQSSKDRIPMRTIANVFESAKITTFRFDFAGNGESQGSFQYGNYRREAEDLRSVLQHLRGENRVISAIIGHSKGGNVVLLYAAKYKDVETVVNISGRFFLERGIEGRLGKDYMKRIKEDGFIDVRNRKGKFEYRVTEESLMDRLTTNTHEACLSIHENCRVLTVHGSDDRIVSVTEASEFAKYIKNHKLCLIEGADHEFTSHQHQLASTVLSFFKKDDDDDDDDGVVSTSDQVPMRSVIPITSRI